The following proteins come from a genomic window of Frankia casuarinae:
- a CDS encoding MBL fold metallo-hydrolase: MIVNTGLRVDRVITRGDFTLDGQSFTVDNNVWLVGNDDEVLVIDAAHDPSVIAAAIGTRVVTSIIATHGHNDHINAATELADLVRAPIALHPADVVLWKAIYPHRAPDHALADGQLISLPEGGALRVLHTPGHSPGGICLFGEINGDPVLFSGDTLFRGGPGATGRSYSDFPTILASIRTRLLTLPAHTVVHTGHGDDTTIGEEGIDYDDWVSRGH, encoded by the coding sequence ATGATCGTCAATACCGGGCTTCGGGTGGATCGGGTGATCACACGCGGCGACTTCACGCTCGACGGTCAGTCGTTCACGGTCGACAACAACGTCTGGCTCGTGGGAAACGACGACGAGGTACTGGTCATCGACGCCGCGCACGACCCGTCGGTGATCGCGGCGGCCATCGGCACCCGCGTGGTCACATCGATCATTGCTACACACGGTCACAACGACCACATCAATGCGGCGACGGAGCTCGCGGACCTGGTCCGGGCGCCCATCGCGCTGCACCCCGCCGACGTGGTGCTGTGGAAGGCGATCTATCCGCACCGGGCGCCCGACCACGCGCTCGCGGACGGACAGCTCATCAGCCTGCCCGAAGGTGGAGCGCTGCGCGTCCTGCACACCCCGGGCCACTCTCCCGGCGGGATCTGCCTGTTCGGGGAGATCAACGGCGACCCGGTCCTGTTCAGCGGCGACACGCTCTTCCGCGGGGGTCCCGGGGCGACCGGGCGATCCTACTCCGATTTCCCGACCATCCTGGCCTCGATCCGTACCAGACTGCTCACCCTGCCCGCGCACACCGTCGTGCACACCGGTCACGGCGACGACACGACCATCGGCGAGGAGGGTATCGACTACGACGACTGGGTGAGCCGCGGCCACTGA
- a CDS encoding S-(hydroxymethyl)mycothiol dehydrogenase, translated as MGAQTVEAVVAREKGAAVSLEQIVVPDPGPGEARVRVRACGVCHTDLHYREGAINDDYPFLLGHEAAGTVESVGEGVVGLAPGDYVVLAWRAPCGTCRACRRGMAWYCFDSRNARNPMTLADGTPLAPALGIGAFTPLTLVAAGQCVPVDPAARPEAAGLIGCGVMAGFGAAVNTGRVTRGETVAVIGCGGVGGAAIAGASIAGARKIIAVDVDDRKLTWARRFGATDVVNATADDPVAAIRALTDGFGADVVIDAVGRPETYRQAFDARDLAGRLVLVGVPDPTMTVELPLAEVFGRGGHLSSSWYGDSLPSRDFPILIDLYRRGRLDLDAFVTETIGIGDVEEAFTRMQRGDVLRSVVIL; from the coding sequence ATGGGCGCGCAGACGGTGGAAGCGGTGGTGGCCCGGGAGAAGGGCGCCGCGGTCTCGCTGGAGCAGATCGTTGTTCCAGATCCGGGTCCAGGCGAGGCACGGGTACGGGTGCGCGCCTGCGGCGTATGCCATACCGACCTGCACTACCGCGAGGGCGCGATCAACGACGACTATCCGTTCCTGTTGGGGCACGAGGCGGCCGGCACCGTCGAATCGGTGGGCGAGGGCGTGGTGGGTCTGGCCCCGGGTGACTACGTGGTGCTGGCCTGGCGGGCCCCCTGCGGAACCTGCCGGGCCTGTCGGCGCGGCATGGCCTGGTACTGCTTCGACTCCCGCAACGCGCGAAATCCGATGACCCTGGCGGACGGGACGCCGCTGGCGCCGGCGCTGGGCATCGGCGCGTTCACGCCGCTGACCCTGGTCGCCGCGGGCCAGTGCGTGCCGGTGGACCCCGCGGCCCGGCCAGAGGCGGCCGGGCTGATCGGCTGCGGGGTGATGGCCGGTTTCGGTGCCGCCGTGAACACCGGCAGGGTCACCCGGGGTGAGACGGTGGCGGTGATCGGCTGCGGCGGGGTCGGCGGCGCGGCGATCGCCGGCGCCTCGATCGCGGGAGCGCGGAAGATCATCGCGGTCGATGTCGACGACCGGAAGCTCACCTGGGCCCGACGCTTCGGTGCCACCGATGTCGTGAATGCCACGGCAGACGATCCGGTGGCGGCCATCCGGGCGCTCACCGACGGCTTCGGCGCCGATGTGGTCATCGATGCGGTGGGCCGCCCGGAGACCTACCGCCAGGCCTTCGACGCCCGCGACCTGGCGGGGCGGCTGGTCCTGGTGGGTGTACCCGACCCGACGATGACCGTGGAGCTGCCGCTCGCCGAGGTCTTCGGCCGCGGCGGTCACCTGTCGTCGTCCTGGTACGGCGACAGCCTGCCGAGCCGCGACTTCCCGATCCTCATCGACCTCTATCGCCGGGGCCGACTCGACCTCGACGCCTTCGTCACCGAGACCATCGGGATCGGCGACGTCGAGGAGGCGTTCACCCGGATGCAGCGCGGCGACGTGTTGCGCAGCGTCGTCATCCTCTGA
- a CDS encoding ParA family protein codes for MVRFTDTSSVASPTRRFYGEVTVGDPRLSEDGRLEAGGESVDAGVGEPGPTGRPLPSFPVPPPLTSHGPAWIVAMCNQKGGVGKTTSTINLGAALAEYGRRVLLVDFDPQGALSVGLGVNPMQFDLTVHDLLLGGDADVREVIVETQVDGLDLLPSNIDLSAAEVLLVTEVGREHSLARALAPILDEYDVILVDCQPSLGLLTVNALTAADAVIVPLECEYFALRGVALLLQTIDKVRERLNSRLELAGILATMYDARTLHAREVLARVVERFPDEVFHTVINRTVRFPETTVAGEPITTYAPTSVGAAGYRRLARELMVRHDTPPAVG; via the coding sequence GTGGTCCGTTTCACCGACACGTCGTCCGTCGCCTCACCGACCCGCCGCTTCTATGGGGAGGTGACGGTCGGTGATCCCCGCCTGTCCGAGGACGGGCGGCTCGAGGCCGGCGGTGAGAGTGTCGATGCGGGGGTGGGCGAGCCCGGACCCACCGGACGGCCGCTGCCGTCGTTTCCCGTCCCGCCCCCGCTGACGTCGCACGGTCCCGCCTGGATCGTCGCGATGTGCAACCAGAAGGGCGGGGTCGGCAAGACCACCAGTACGATCAACCTGGGTGCCGCTCTCGCGGAGTACGGCCGGCGGGTACTCCTCGTCGACTTCGATCCTCAGGGTGCGCTGTCGGTCGGGCTCGGCGTCAACCCGATGCAGTTCGACCTGACAGTGCACGACCTCCTGCTGGGCGGGGACGCCGACGTCCGCGAGGTGATCGTCGAGACCCAGGTCGATGGGCTCGACCTGCTGCCGAGCAACATCGACCTGTCCGCCGCGGAGGTGCTGCTGGTCACCGAGGTCGGCCGCGAGCACAGCCTCGCCCGCGCGCTGGCGCCGATCCTCGACGAGTACGACGTCATCCTCGTCGACTGCCAGCCCTCGCTCGGCCTACTGACCGTGAACGCGCTGACGGCGGCGGACGCCGTCATCGTCCCGCTGGAATGCGAGTACTTCGCGCTGCGGGGAGTGGCGCTGCTGTTGCAGACCATTGACAAGGTGCGCGAGCGGCTCAACTCGCGCCTGGAGCTCGCCGGCATTCTGGCCACCATGTACGACGCCCGCACCCTGCACGCCCGGGAGGTGCTGGCCCGGGTCGTCGAACGGTTCCCGGACGAGGTGTTCCACACTGTGATCAACAGGACGGTTCGGTTCCCGGAGACCACGGTGGCCGGCGAGCCGATCACCACCTACGCCCCGACGTCGGTGGGGGCTGCCGGCTACCGGCGACTCGCCCGGGAACTGATGGTCCGGCACGACACGCCGCCAGCCGTCGGCTGA
- a CDS encoding M50 family metallopeptidase, giving the protein MLFHLAEPAALLGILLAFLIGIFAHDAAQVLVARLVRDPTPMRSGRMMTGLKDRLSPFSAVAVFVVGYGWAESVPMNDVWRRRRFHVAAAVLAGPLTYLLLALASLAVFQPLGEPGLVRLGDRVTEVTVPNSFGAELALWMAVTFGSMFIISLVPVPPTDAGRLLFLLGPTTAGWRNARYQLAERNIGLGILLALLLLPVLFVGFPSVVGQLIGPLLRGLASLIGLNLG; this is encoded by the coding sequence GTGCTGTTCCACCTTGCCGAACCCGCGGCGCTTCTCGGGATCCTCCTCGCCTTCCTCATCGGGATCTTCGCCCACGACGCCGCCCAGGTGCTCGTGGCCCGGCTGGTCCGTGACCCGACCCCGATGCGCTCGGGGCGGATGATGACGGGCCTGAAGGACCGGCTCAGCCCGTTCAGCGCAGTCGCCGTCTTCGTCGTCGGCTACGGCTGGGCCGAGTCGGTGCCCATGAACGACGTGTGGCGGCGCCGCCGGTTCCACGTGGCCGCTGCCGTCCTGGCCGGGCCGCTGACGTATCTCCTGCTCGCCCTGGCCTCCCTGGCGGTGTTCCAGCCGCTCGGCGAGCCGGGGCTGGTGCGACTCGGTGACCGCGTCACCGAGGTGACGGTGCCGAACAGCTTCGGTGCCGAGCTCGCGTTGTGGATGGCCGTCACGTTCGGGTCGATGTTCATCATCAGCCTCGTCCCGGTCCCCCCGACAGACGCCGGGCGGTTGCTGTTCCTGCTCGGTCCGACCACGGCTGGCTGGCGCAACGCCCGGTACCAGTTGGCCGAGCGCAACATCGGGTTGGGCATCCTGCTGGCGTTGTTGCTGCTGCCGGTGCTGTTCGTCGGATTCCCCTCGGTCGTCGGCCAGCTCATCGGCCCGTTGCTGCGGGGACTCGCCTCGCTGATAGGCCTCAACCTGGGGTGA
- a CDS encoding segregation and condensation protein A, whose protein sequence is MTRSRAAPADQAAPADQTDGKAAPRTGVPTGRGGRTETFVVELDNFTGPFDLLLSLIAKHRLDVTEVALSQVTDEFVAHIRRLGDRFDLGQATEFLVIAATLLDLKAARLLPGALSEDESADLALLEARDLLFARLLQYKAYKEAAALFAGLMALEARHTPRAVPLEPRYAAALPEVQIGIGPTELAALAARLREPPLPPLVATDHVHLPRISVREHMLAVIAMLREVGTATFGMLCVGCRQTIEVVARFLALLELFREGRISFDQQVPLGELTVRWIALDPAVEADAPPIGHGLFGSDRYGGDAQEESREVAS, encoded by the coding sequence ATGACCCGGTCTCGCGCCGCCCCGGCTGACCAGGCCGCTCCGGCTGACCAGACCGACGGGAAGGCCGCCCCGCGCACCGGCGTGCCGACGGGTCGTGGTGGGCGCACGGAGACCTTCGTCGTCGAACTCGACAACTTCACCGGCCCCTTCGATCTGCTGCTCTCGCTCATCGCCAAGCATCGCCTCGACGTGACCGAGGTCGCGCTCTCCCAAGTCACCGACGAGTTCGTCGCGCACATCCGGCGGCTGGGGGACCGGTTCGACCTCGGCCAGGCCACCGAGTTCCTGGTGATCGCGGCGACCCTGCTCGACCTGAAGGCGGCCCGGCTGCTGCCGGGCGCCCTGTCCGAGGACGAGTCGGCGGACCTGGCCCTGCTGGAGGCCCGCGACCTGCTTTTCGCCCGGCTGCTGCAGTACAAGGCGTACAAGGAGGCTGCGGCGCTCTTCGCCGGCCTCATGGCCCTGGAGGCGCGCCACACCCCCCGGGCGGTACCCCTGGAGCCCCGTTACGCCGCCGCGCTGCCGGAGGTCCAGATCGGCATCGGCCCGACGGAGCTCGCGGCGCTCGCGGCCCGGCTGCGTGAGCCGCCGCTGCCGCCGCTGGTTGCGACCGATCACGTGCACCTGCCCCGGATCAGCGTGCGGGAGCACATGCTCGCCGTCATCGCGATGCTGCGCGAGGTGGGCACCGCGACCTTCGGGATGCTGTGCGTCGGCTGTCGGCAGACCATCGAGGTGGTGGCCCGGTTCCTGGCGCTGCTGGAGCTCTTCCGCGAGGGCCGGATCTCCTTCGACCAGCAGGTCCCGCTCGGCGAGCTGACGGTGCGCTGGATCGCCCTGGATCCGGCGGTCGAGGCGGACGCCCCGCCGATCGGCCACGGGCTGTTCGGATCTGATCGGTACGGTGGGGACGCGCAGGAGGAGTCGCGGGAGGTGGCGTCGTGA
- the scpB gene encoding SMC-Scp complex subunit ScpB, giving the protein MTREAGAAGEARPPLGALLEAVLMVAEKPVGVAELATGLGAPALEVERLLAQLAEQYVRDGRGFRLRHTGGGWRFYTADECAPWVERFVLAGQSARLSQAALETLAVVAYQQPVSRGRISAVRGVSADGVIRTLTARGLVEEVGHDPETGAILYGTTDYFLERMGLRGLDELPPLAPLLPGIDEIDDIVTS; this is encoded by the coding sequence GTGACCAGGGAGGCCGGGGCTGCCGGGGAGGCCCGGCCGCCGCTGGGCGCGTTGCTCGAGGCGGTCCTCATGGTCGCGGAGAAGCCGGTCGGCGTCGCGGAGCTCGCGACTGGCCTCGGCGCCCCGGCGCTGGAGGTCGAGCGGCTGCTCGCGCAGCTCGCCGAGCAGTATGTCCGCGACGGCCGTGGCTTCCGACTGCGGCACACCGGTGGCGGCTGGCGCTTCTACACCGCGGACGAGTGCGCCCCCTGGGTCGAGCGCTTCGTGCTCGCCGGCCAGTCGGCCCGGCTGTCGCAGGCCGCGCTGGAGACCCTGGCCGTCGTCGCCTACCAGCAGCCGGTGAGCCGGGGGCGGATCTCGGCGGTGCGGGGTGTCTCCGCCGACGGCGTCATCCGCACCCTCACCGCCCGCGGCCTGGTCGAGGAGGTGGGGCACGATCCGGAGACCGGCGCGATCCTCTACGGCACCACCGACTACTTTCTCGAACGGATGGGGCTGCGCGGGCTCGACGAACTGCCGCCGCTTGCCCCCCTGCTGCCCGGTATCGATGAGATTGATGACATTGTTACGTCATGA
- a CDS encoding pseudouridine synthase, whose translation MSSGDRPDGPQDQGIRLQKVLAAAGVGSRRHGEELIAAGRVRVDGTVVREQGRRVDPETALIEVDGERIVTRTGLVHLALNKPRGVLSAMSDDRGRPTIADLLTEFGGGLFHVGRLDADSEGLLLVTNDGELAHRLTHPSFAVPKTYLVEVSGPLRRDVLRQLRAEVELDDGPVRADSARIVDNANGRVMVEVVVHEGRKHVVRRMMDAVGHPVHRLVRTRFGAVSLGTLRAGRARHLTRHEIGALYHGVGL comes from the coding sequence ATGAGTAGCGGTGACCGCCCGGACGGGCCCCAGGACCAGGGCATCCGGCTGCAGAAGGTGCTGGCCGCCGCCGGGGTGGGCTCCCGCCGGCACGGCGAGGAGTTGATCGCTGCCGGTCGGGTCCGGGTGGATGGCACCGTGGTGCGCGAGCAGGGCCGCCGGGTCGATCCCGAAACCGCCCTCATCGAGGTCGACGGTGAGCGGATCGTCACCCGGACGGGCCTGGTCCACTTGGCGTTGAACAAGCCGCGCGGGGTGCTCTCGGCGATGTCGGACGACCGGGGTCGGCCGACGATCGCGGATCTGCTCACGGAGTTCGGCGGCGGGCTGTTCCACGTCGGCCGGCTCGACGCCGACAGCGAGGGGCTGCTGCTCGTCACCAACGACGGAGAGCTCGCGCACCGGCTCACCCATCCCTCGTTCGCCGTCCCCAAGACCTACCTCGTCGAGGTGTCCGGTCCGCTGCGCCGTGACGTCCTGCGCCAGCTGCGCGCGGAGGTCGAACTCGACGACGGCCCGGTGCGCGCGGACTCGGCGCGCATCGTCGACAACGCGAACGGACGGGTGATGGTCGAGGTCGTCGTGCACGAAGGGCGCAAGCACGTCGTCCGCCGGATGATGGACGCCGTCGGCCACCCGGTGCATCGACTGGTGCGCACCCGGTTCGGGGCGGTGTCGCTGGGAACCCTGCGCGCCGGGCGGGCCCGTCACCTCACCCGTCACGAGATCGGCGCCCTGTATCACGGCGTCGGTCTCTAG
- a CDS encoding prephenate dehydrogenase: MVGLEWDAARLPRLRRVGVVGTGLIGTSIGLALSARGVEVLLRDVDEAQVALAEKMGAGRPWAGERVDHAVVATPLPSVAVQVRALARSGLADTISDAGSVKVRPLVEGVQLGCDLTTWCPAHPIAGRERHGAVSARADLFAERVWAVCPVPHTGSAAVHATVALAFACGATPVRTTPQRHDAAMASVSHVPQIVASALAGALVGLPERDVPFVGQGFRDTTRLADSDAELWSGIIEGNRGPIAERVRSLGAQLTALADVLDTGSGDEVTAAVSRLMRGGQAGRALLPRKPGAPAQSWGWVGVVLDDRPGQLAALVGFISQWQINIEDVGPFEHSLDAPAGIVELAVDPTAADELVDRLTLNGWTAYRRS, encoded by the coding sequence ATGGTCGGGTTGGAATGGGATGCCGCACGCCTTCCGCGCCTGCGCCGGGTCGGGGTCGTCGGCACGGGCCTGATCGGGACCAGCATCGGTCTCGCGCTGTCGGCAAGGGGCGTCGAGGTCCTGCTCCGCGACGTGGACGAGGCACAGGTCGCGCTTGCCGAGAAGATGGGGGCCGGGCGGCCGTGGGCGGGGGAGCGGGTCGATCATGCGGTCGTCGCCACCCCACTGCCGAGTGTCGCGGTCCAGGTACGCGCCCTGGCCCGCTCCGGCCTCGCGGACACGATCAGCGACGCCGGCAGCGTCAAGGTCCGACCGTTGGTCGAGGGAGTCCAGCTCGGCTGCGACCTCACGACGTGGTGCCCGGCCCACCCCATCGCCGGCCGGGAACGGCACGGGGCCGTCTCCGCCCGGGCGGACCTGTTCGCCGAGCGGGTCTGGGCGGTCTGTCCCGTCCCCCACACCGGGTCGGCCGCGGTGCACGCCACGGTGGCGCTGGCGTTCGCCTGCGGGGCCACGCCGGTGCGGACCACCCCGCAGCGTCACGACGCGGCGATGGCGTCGGTCTCCCACGTGCCCCAGATCGTCGCGAGCGCGCTCGCGGGGGCGCTCGTCGGGCTGCCGGAACGGGACGTGCCCTTCGTCGGGCAGGGGTTCCGCGACACCACCCGGCTCGCCGACAGCGACGCCGAGCTGTGGTCGGGGATCATCGAGGGTAACCGCGGCCCGATCGCCGAGCGGGTGCGTTCCCTCGGCGCCCAGCTCACCGCGCTCGCCGACGTCCTCGACACCGGTTCCGGTGACGAGGTCACCGCCGCGGTCTCCCGGCTCATGCGGGGCGGCCAGGCCGGCCGTGCGCTGCTTCCGCGCAAGCCCGGCGCCCCGGCGCAGTCCTGGGGCTGGGTGGGGGTCGTGCTCGACGACCGACCCGGCCAGCTCGCCGCGCTCGTCGGCTTCATCAGCCAGTGGCAGATCAACATTGAGGATGTCGGGCCCTTCGAGCACAGCCTTGACGCACCCGCCGGCATCGTCGAGCTCGCGGTGGATCCGACGGCCGCGGACGAGCTCGTCGACCGGTTGACGCTCAACGGCTGGACGGCATACCGGCGATCCTGA
- the cmk gene encoding (d)CMP kinase produces MKPDHGSALSAGSTVTDSREGTSAPLGSEGDGPAVHEGGAEGLIVAVDGPGGSGKSTVAREIARRLGLRYLDTGAMYRAVTQLALEQRIDIEDSAAVAELAERAVISVGTDPDEPSIAIDGVGVDAQIRTRAVTNAVSAIAAVPAVRALLVTQQRQVIAAALPAGGIVVEGRDIGSVVAPGAQIKVFLTASTEVRALRRSRQLGEKGVDDVARTLAELDRRDALDSNRAADPLAIPPDAVVLDSTALSVSEVVDEVLRRCEQLPNRTR; encoded by the coding sequence GTGAAGCCCGACCACGGGTCTGCGCTGTCGGCGGGAAGCACGGTCACCGACAGCCGGGAGGGAACGTCTGCGCCGCTCGGGTCCGAGGGAGATGGTCCCGCGGTCCACGAAGGCGGGGCCGAGGGTCTGATCGTGGCGGTCGACGGTCCCGGAGGGTCGGGGAAGAGCACCGTGGCCCGCGAGATCGCCCGCCGCCTCGGCCTGCGGTACCTCGACACTGGGGCGATGTACCGCGCGGTCACCCAGCTCGCGCTGGAACAGCGGATTGACATCGAGGACTCGGCGGCGGTCGCGGAGCTGGCCGAGCGGGCGGTGATCTCGGTCGGTACGGACCCGGACGAGCCCTCGATCGCCATCGACGGTGTCGGGGTGGACGCCCAGATCCGCACCCGCGCGGTGACCAACGCGGTCAGTGCGATCGCGGCGGTGCCGGCGGTGCGGGCGTTGCTCGTCACCCAACAGCGTCAGGTGATCGCCGCCGCGTTGCCGGCCGGCGGCATCGTCGTGGAGGGTCGCGACATCGGCTCGGTCGTGGCGCCGGGCGCCCAGATCAAAGTCTTCCTCACCGCCTCGACCGAGGTCCGTGCGCTGCGTCGCTCCCGCCAGCTCGGGGAGAAGGGCGTCGACGACGTCGCCCGGACCCTCGCCGAACTCGACCGGCGCGACGCGCTCGACAGCAACCGGGCGGCGGACCCGCTGGCCATCCCGCCCGACGCGGTGGTTCTGGACTCGACGGCCCTGTCGGTGTCCGAAGTCGTCGACGAGGTGCTTCGGCGTTGCGAGCAGCTGCCGAACCGGACGAGATGA
- a CDS encoding lysophospholipid acyltransferase family protein: MTTSNPRVEAPRVEAARPDDGAGERAAEAARRAARVARGPVHRGAASPIYNDLPHRVLKPGVRWFLNRVVMQISLEGLENVPFDEPLIFAGNHSSWLDGPLVVIESPRTVRCLSKVEMYRGVLGRALLFSGQIPIDRDRADREALHTALDELSRGGAIGLFPEGTRGSGEMAAVQHGIAYLAVHGRCRVLPVACINTGAALPRGARWPRRSVPIRVVFGAPFAVEVPANPRSRKALAAVAEDIRVRLLDHLATVRAGKACGEAGGTGGADRAGAG, encoded by the coding sequence ATGACCACGTCGAACCCCCGCGTTGAGGCGCCCCGCGTTGAGGCCGCTCGGCCGGACGACGGTGCCGGCGAACGTGCCGCGGAGGCGGCCCGGCGGGCCGCCCGGGTGGCGCGTGGACCGGTCCACCGGGGTGCCGCGTCACCGATCTACAACGACCTCCCGCACCGCGTCCTCAAGCCCGGGGTCCGCTGGTTCCTCAACCGGGTGGTCATGCAGATCAGCCTGGAGGGGCTTGAGAACGTCCCCTTCGACGAGCCGTTGATCTTCGCTGGGAACCACAGCAGTTGGCTGGATGGCCCGTTGGTGGTGATCGAGTCCCCACGGACCGTGCGCTGCCTGAGCAAGGTCGAGATGTACCGGGGGGTGCTCGGCCGGGCGCTGCTGTTCAGCGGTCAGATTCCGATCGATCGTGATCGGGCCGACCGGGAAGCCCTGCACACCGCGCTGGACGAGCTCTCCCGTGGCGGGGCGATCGGGCTGTTCCCCGAGGGCACCCGGGGCAGCGGGGAGATGGCGGCGGTCCAGCACGGCATCGCCTACCTCGCGGTGCACGGCCGCTGCCGCGTCCTACCGGTGGCCTGCATCAACACCGGTGCCGCCCTGCCCCGGGGGGCGCGCTGGCCGCGCCGGTCGGTGCCGATCCGGGTGGTCTTCGGTGCGCCGTTCGCGGTGGAGGTCCCGGCGAACCCACGCTCGCGCAAGGCGCTGGCCGCCGTCGCGGAGGACATCCGGGTGCGCCTGCTCGACCATCTGGCGACCGTCCGGGCCGGAAAGGCCTGCGGCGAGGCGGGCGGGACCGGCGGAGCTGACCGGGCCGGCGCCGGGTAA
- the der gene encoding ribosome biogenesis GTPase Der — protein sequence MSGQDLSTDLGAAGFDRFADGGLGDDVGGPDGFAGELDGEFAGPGIGQPVVAVVGRPNVGKSTLVNRILGRRAAVVEDVPGVTRDRVAYDAVWSGRRFTLVDTGGWEPDATGLAAQVSEQARAALDTADAVLFIVDVVTGATDADEAVARVLHRCGLPVILVANKVDDVRFEADAAALWSLGLGEPHPVSALHGRGSGDLLDAVLAALPEAPREILTESDGPRRVALIGRPNVGKSSLLNKLAGSRRSLVHDVAGTTRDPVDELVTVGGEEWMFIDTAGLRRRVREASGAEYYSSLRTASALEAAEVAIVLLAADEPVTEQDQRVISMVVDAGRALVLAFNKWDLVDTDRRLTLEREIVRDLGRVAWAPRVNVSARTGRATDRLAPALRTALESWGTRIPTGRLNTWLGEVVAATPPPARGGRVPKVLFATQAGVRPPRFVVFTTGFLESSYRRFLERRLREDFGFAGSPISISVRVRERGDRRGGG from the coding sequence ATGAGCGGACAAGACCTATCAACGGACCTCGGCGCGGCCGGGTTCGACCGGTTTGCCGACGGTGGCCTCGGCGATGACGTCGGCGGCCCCGATGGGTTCGCGGGCGAGCTCGACGGCGAGTTCGCGGGCCCCGGGATCGGTCAACCGGTGGTGGCCGTCGTGGGGCGACCCAACGTGGGCAAGTCGACGTTGGTCAACCGCATCCTCGGCCGGCGGGCCGCGGTCGTCGAGGACGTCCCCGGGGTGACCCGTGACCGCGTCGCCTACGACGCGGTCTGGAGCGGGCGGCGGTTCACCCTCGTCGACACCGGCGGCTGGGAACCCGACGCGACGGGGCTGGCCGCCCAGGTCTCCGAGCAGGCCCGCGCGGCGCTCGACACCGCCGATGCGGTGCTGTTCATCGTGGACGTCGTCACCGGTGCCACCGACGCCGACGAGGCGGTCGCCCGGGTGCTGCACCGCTGCGGGCTGCCGGTGATCCTGGTGGCGAACAAGGTCGACGACGTACGATTCGAGGCTGATGCGGCGGCGCTGTGGAGCCTCGGGCTCGGCGAGCCGCACCCGGTCTCGGCCCTGCACGGCCGGGGCAGTGGAGACCTGCTCGACGCCGTGCTCGCCGCGTTGCCCGAGGCGCCGCGCGAGATCCTCACCGAGTCCGACGGCCCACGGCGGGTCGCCCTGATCGGCCGGCCCAACGTCGGCAAGTCGAGTCTGCTGAACAAGCTCGCCGGCAGCCGGCGGTCGTTGGTGCACGACGTCGCCGGCACCACCCGGGACCCGGTCGACGAGCTGGTGACGGTCGGCGGCGAGGAGTGGATGTTCATCGACACCGCCGGGCTGCGCCGTCGCGTCCGGGAGGCCTCCGGCGCCGAGTACTACTCGTCGCTGCGCACCGCCTCGGCCCTGGAAGCCGCCGAGGTCGCCATCGTCCTGCTCGCCGCGGACGAGCCGGTGACCGAGCAGGACCAGCGGGTCATCTCGATGGTCGTCGACGCGGGACGGGCCCTCGTCCTCGCCTTCAACAAGTGGGACCTGGTGGACACCGACCGCCGGCTCACCCTGGAACGGGAGATCGTCCGTGACCTCGGCCGGGTCGCGTGGGCGCCGCGGGTGAACGTCTCGGCCCGTACCGGGCGTGCGACCGACCGGCTCGCCCCCGCGCTGCGCACCGCGCTGGAGTCCTGGGGTACCCGGATCCCGACCGGCCGGCTGAACACCTGGTTGGGTGAGGTCGTCGCCGCGACCCCGCCGCCAGCACGTGGAGGGCGGGTTCCGAAGGTCCTGTTCGCGACCCAGGCCGGAGTGCGCCCGCCGCGGTTCGTGGTGTTCACGACGGGTTTTCTGGAGTCGTCCTACCGTCGATTCCTGGAACGCCGGCTCCGGGAGGACTTCGGCTTCGCCGGTTCGCCCATCTCGATCTCGGTGCGGGTGCGTGAACGCGGCGACCGCAGGGGCGGCGGCTGA